The genomic stretch TCTTGTGAGGCCCATTAGAGGTGTAAGTACTGTGCTGACTTGAACCAGAGGTGTTACCAAATCTTTCAGGGTTGTTACCATATCCATTGTTGTATCCATAAGTGTGATtatttcttcctcttcctctgtAACTTCCTCTACCACCTCTGAAGTTGCCTTGTCCTCTACCTGAACTCATACCTCCTCTCTTGGGTTTCTGATTACCTGGAGCAAACCAGCATTCTTCAGAGGCGTGATTGTGATATCCACAATGCTTGCATTTAGTCTCAAAATGCTCCCCCTTTCCCAGGAGGGCAGATGCTTCCACTTCATTCTTAGAACCAGATGTGAGAGTATTACTCTGTTGTGCCTCCTCTTGCACCATAATAGACATAGCATCATCCACTGATGGAAGTGGTGACATAAGCAGCAGGGCACTCCTTTGTGGGCCATATGAGGTATCTAGACCATTCAAGAACTGAAAGAGTCTAGCCTCTTCTTTGTGTTTCTGCATGGTGTCTAAGAAAGCACTAATCTCTTCAGTTATGACAGTAATAATAGGATAATCATGGAGATTTTCCAACTCATCCCACACTGATCTAAGCTGGATATAGTAGTCAGTCACAGACTTCCCATTCTGTTTCATTTCATAAGTGTCCTTGTTCAGTTTATACTTCCTTGCACCATTGCTCACAAGGTACCTTCCCTTCAAAAGTTTCCAGATTTCTTTGGCAGATTGAGTATACAAAATGGCCATCTTAATGGGTTCACTCACATTTTGTAATATCCAAGAAATAACCAAACTATTTGCTGCCATCCAGGCTTCTATCCTGACATTATCATGCTTAGGTTTTTCTACTGCACCAGTTACAAAACCAAGCTTCCTTTTGGCTGACAGTGCCAACTCCATCCCCCTCTTCCAAGGAATATAGTTCTCTACCCCAGTTAAGACAGGTGTTATCTTAAGTGTACTACCTACATCATTTGGATTACAGTACAAAGGATCTGTAACCTCGATGACTGTTTTTGTATTTTCTGTGCTGTCAGGCATGATGACAGAGTCTAAAAGATGCAAAAGACTAAAACTTTAACCGATATGAAGCTTTCTAATGGAAAAGGCTGCAgctttgataaaaaaaaaaagacttacacaaatatggcaaaaagaaAGAACCTGTATGCAGAAACCAAGAGCACAAGTgctcatcgctctgataccatgttgtgATAAATTAATATGATCATTGATGTATGGACAAGCAGATAAGAACAAGATGAATGCACAAAAGCTGCTCTTGAGGCGGCTATTGAATTGTATTATATTTCTGTCTGCTGCTGCAGTCCTTGCATCATATATTTATATTAGAGTAGAGTGCATATTACAACCCTAGGATGACCTAGCTAACAGACAAGCCAGGTTGTGCAATGCACAGCTCACACAATGGCCAGCTAATTTAGGATTCTACTAACTTCTTTGTCTTGTAGTGTAGTCATTCTTTTTCATGAGAACATCAGCATATGACAATTTATCAGCATGGGCTTTGTTTTGCATTCTGTTTTGAGCTTCTCTTTTACATACAAAAGCAAGATTCTTGTTGGACTTGATTTGCATTGCCTTTCTGGGACAAAACCCTTTGAGGTGGTAGTGTGTTTTGGTGAATGAGCGGCTTTACTTCGATAATGCTGTTAACCGGTTCCTGAAACATAATACAGTGTTTTTTGGGGGGTGTCTTAGCTGTTCATTTATAGTTCTGTTAAGATTTTGTTGGTAGTAGAGTAATGGTTATCAGGCTTGTGATATTTTTAGCATTCTTGTATATCCGTGTTGGGGATGCAGTATCACCGACCGACAATCAAGATTGTAAGTTTTGTTTTTCCTGAAATATGCTGTTTTTCTCGAGCTTGAGTCTTCTTATGTTTCTTGTGATCACATTCATGTGGTTTGCATTCCTAGAATTGATAGGAAATATTGTGAATTGACTTAAAACATCGACATCTGAAAGCATCGAGTGTTGGGTGTAGATGCTGCTTTAACAGTCCTCACCAAACATTGGGAAAATTTACCACTGAGCTGGACTGGTGGAGACCCTTGTGGCAACGAATGGGTAGGAATCACCTGCAGAAGTTCTCGTA from Silene latifolia isolate original U9 population chromosome 2, ASM4854445v1, whole genome shotgun sequence encodes the following:
- the LOC141643823 gene encoding uncharacterized protein LOC141643823 produces the protein MPDSTENTKTVIEVTDPLYCNPNDVGSTLKITPVLTGVENYIPWKRGMELALSAKRKLGFVTGAVEKPKHDNVRIEAWMAANSLVISWILQNVSEPIKMAILYTQSAKEIWKLLKGRYLVSNGARKYKLNKDTYEMKQNGKSVTDYYIQLRSVWDELENLHDYPIITVITEEISAFLDTMQKHKEEARLFQFLNGLDTSYGPQRSALLLMSPLPSVDDAMSIMVQEEAQQSNTLTSGSKNEVEASALLGKGEHFETKCKHCGYHNHASEECWFAPGNQKPKRGGMSSGRGQGNFRGGRGSYRGRGRNNHTYGYNNGYGNNPERFGNTSGSSQHSTYTSNGPHKRMANNTQAAPSNAEIAAALAATSQQLENLLKYVPGSRSGFKSGHDTDEEIDCNFAGLYYP